The following are encoded in a window of Gavia stellata isolate bGavSte3 chromosome 33, bGavSte3.hap2, whole genome shotgun sequence genomic DNA:
- the LOC132320149 gene encoding scale keratin-like — protein MTFYRDLYDDGCYSPFGYEDLYGFGGLNGYRFGSPYGYYRDQYRYGSPYGYRSFGSLYGNRGLIGYGGYYGYGDLYGFGYGYPFFSRFGNRYSY, from the coding sequence ATGACTTTCTACAGGGACCTCTATGATGATGGGTGCTACTCACCATTTGGCTATGAAGACCTCTATGGTTTTGGAGGCCTGAATGGCTACCGATTTGGGAGCCCATATGGCTACTACCGTGACCAGTACCGATATGGGAGCCCATATGGCTACAGAAGCTTTGGGAGCCTCTATGGGAACAGAGGCTTGATTGGTTATGGGGGCTATTATGGGTACGGGGACTTGTACGGATTCGGGTACGGGTACCCCTTCTTTTCTCGTTTTGGCAACAGATACAGCTATTGA
- the LOC132319990 gene encoding keratin-associated protein 21-1-like: MTFLQSQCEDDCYSPCNYGSLYGYRGYDCGSPCGYRGYGGLYGYRGLYGFGDRYGYGGLYGYRGIYGSGDYYGYGGLYGGYRGFYGSGDCYGYPGFYSGRYGYPFGSRYGQRFGYGSCYAC; the protein is encoded by the coding sequence ATGACTTTCCTCCAAAGCCAGTGTGAGGATGACTGCTATTCTCCCTGCAATTACGGGAGCCTGTATGGCTACCGGGGCTACGACTGCGGGAGCCCCTGTGGCTACCGGGGCTATGGGGGCCTCTACGGCTACCGGGGCCTCTACGGCTTTGGGGACCGGTACGGCTATGGCGGTCTGTATGGTTACCGGGGCATTTATGGCTCTGGGGACTACTATGGCTACGGGGGTCTGTATGGTGGCTATAGGGGCTTCTATGGCTCTGGGGACTGCTATGGCTACCCAGGCTTTTACTCCGGCCGCTACGGCTACCCCTTCGGTTCACGATATGGCCAAAGGTTCGGCTACGGGAGCTGCTACGCCTGCTAA